The Helianthus annuus cultivar XRQ/B chromosome 16, HanXRQr2.0-SUNRISE, whole genome shotgun sequence genome includes a window with the following:
- the LOC110919198 gene encoding RNA-binding protein 33-like codes for MVKIVLKKKTTKETKKPPTPPHEPTPPQSPIQSPPRQPTPPQQSSPPKQPTPLRQPSPIHHSPLHHSPPPQQTLLTSQEIFQTPPLTQGQLTPGSAGYRNFPNVPSNLNVSLDDDGDFDFANTSQVKNVEKKVDEVIAENKKVIDHERILEMCVKRLENDNKELVKNIDSDQSEIDILKVRIAELEEEKARRDEQNEYFKLKNKELEAAKAFRDHEFYMLNKVVESMLGTSVEQKFEELQVEELRAQRQAEIDEQMKEKGNGVEGSSAVTERSIVPSMVVENPDPISAVSGLFEDYTPLDELIGNSDEDDDEEDEEEDEKDEKVYSASSHGSGKDDDDDDAQGGTGLKVTEASTE; via the coding sequence ATGGTGAAGATTGTGCTAAAGAAGAAGACAACCAAAGAAACCAAgaaaccaccaacaccaccacatgaaccaacaccaccacaatcaccaATCCAATCACCACCCCGACAACCTACACCACCACAACAATCCTCACCACCTAAACAACCAACACCACTAAGACAACCATCACCTATTCATCATTCACCACTACATcattcaccaccaccacaacaaaccCTTCTTACTTCGCAAGAAATTTTTCaaacacctccactcacccaaggTCAACTAACACCTGGTTCTGCGGGGTACCGAAACTTTCCAAATGTTCCTTCAAATTTGAATGTGAGCCTTGATGATGATGGAGATTTTGATTTCGCAAACACCTCACAAGTAAAGAATGTTGAAAAGAAGGTTGATGAAGTGATTGCTGAGAACAAGAAAGTTATAGATCATGAAAGAATTCTAGAAATGTGTGTGAAGAGGTTGGAGAATGATAACAAAGAGTTGGTGAAAAATATTGATTCTGATCAGTCAGAGATAGACATCTTGAAAGTAagaattgctgagcttgaagaagaaAAGGCTCGACGAGATGAGCAAAATGAATACttcaagttgaagaacaaagAATTAGAAGCAGCTAAAGCGTTCAGAGATCATGAGTTCTATATGCTGAATAAAGTTGTTGAAAGCATGCTCGGAACGTCTGTAGaacaaaagtttgaagagctgcAAGTTGAAGAGCTCAGAGCGCAACGTCAAGCCGAgatagatgaacaaatgaaagaaaaggGTAATGGAGTTGAAGGAAGTTCTGCAGTGACAGAAAGATCGATTGTTCCTTCCATGGTCGTTGAAAATCCCGATCCTATCTCTGCTGTTTCTGGTCTTTTTGAGGATTATACTCCTCTTGATGAGTTGATTGGTaatagtgatgaagatgatgatgaggaggatgaagaggaagatgaaaAAGATGAGAAAGTCTATTCTGCGAGCAGTCATGGTTCTGGTAAAgacgatgatgacgatgatgctcaGGGTGGTACAGGGTTGAAGGTTACTGAGGCTTCTACTGAATAG